The genomic segment ATGCTCACGAAGCGACCACCGCTCCGGAAATCTGGGAGCAGATGGGCCACGATGTGGACGCCGTGGTGGTTGGCGTGGGTACCTCCGGCACGATTACCGGTCTGACGCGGTTTTTTCGCAAGCACGCACCGAAAGTGCAGATTGTGCTGGCCGATCCCAAGGGTTCGGTGCTCGCAGACTACGTTGATACCGGCAAGCTTGGTGCCAGCAGCACCTGGCTGGTGGAGGGAATTGGCGAAGACTTTATCCCCGACATAGCCGATCTCGAAGCGATTGCCAGCGCCTACACCATAGACGATGCCGAGTCGTTTTCGGTGGCACGTGAGTTGTTGCTGAAGGAAGGCCTGCTGGCCGGTTCGTCCAGCGGCACGCTTGTAGCTGCCGCCTTGCGCTACTGTCGCGAACAGACTGAGCCAAAACGGGTGTTGACCTTTGCCTGTGATACCGGCAACAAATACCTGTCAAAGCTTTACAACGACTTCTGGATGGAAGACCAGGGTTTTGTTCAGCGTGAGCAGCATGGCGACCTGCGCGACCTGATTGGTCGGCCGCACGAGCAGGCGGCGACGGTTACGGTAGGTCCGGAAGACATCCTGGTGACCGCGCACAATCGGTTACGCAATGCGGGTTTTTCCCAGCTGCCGGTGATGGAAGCCGGCGAGCTGGTCGGTGTGCTCACCGAGGAAGACATTATTCGCATCGCCTTCGGACACCCGGAGCGGCTGCATGATCATGTACATACGGCGATGCAGACCGCGTTTCCGAGTGTGCAGATCGATTTTGGCATCCAGAACCTGGTGGCATTGCTCAGTGGTGTGCCGTATACGGCCGTTGTTCACGATGGCAGGTTTCTTGGCCTGATAACGCGCGCCGATGTACTGAATCATCTGCGCAAGCAAATGCCGCCCGACGCAACGCCAACGAGAGACAGTGCATGAGCGATAAACGCAAACAAAAATTCGCCACCCTTGCCATCCATTCCGGCCAGGCACCCGATCCGTCGACCGGGGCGGTGATGATGCCGATATACGCTACATCGACCTATGCGCAGGCCAGTCCGGGCAAGCACCAGGGCTACGAGTATTCACGCACCCAGAATCCGACGCGGATGGCCTACGAGCGCTGTGTCGCCGGACTGGAAAATGGTACGCACGGCTTCGCCTTTGCTTCGGGCATGGCGGCCACCGGAACGCTGCTCGAGCTGCTCGACTCCGGCAGTCACGTCGTGGCAATGGATGACCTTTACGGCGGCAGCTATCGGCTGTTCGAGCGTGTGCGCAAGCGGTCGGCCGGGCTGGATTTCAGTTTCGTCGACATTACAGACCGCGCTTCACTGGAGAACGCGATCCGGCCACAGACAAAGATGATCTGGATCGAGACGCCCACCAACCCCATGCTCAAACTGGTCGATCTGGAAATGGTCGCAGCAGTGGGGCGTGAGCGTGGCATCCTGACCGTAGCCGACAACACTTTTGCAACACCGTACGTGCAGCGACCGCTGGACTACGGTTTCGACATAGTTATGCATTCGGCGACCAAGTATCTAAATGGGCACTCTGATGTCGTCGGCGGCGTCGTGGCGGTCCGCGAAGACGAACTGGCCGAGCAGCTGGCCTTTCTGCAAAATTCCGTCGGTAGTGTGGCAGGGCCGTTTGACAGTTTTCTCGCATTGCGTGGACTGAAGACGCTGGCGGTGCGCATGCAGCGTCACGGTGAAAATGGCCAGCGCATTGCCGAGTATCTGGAGACACGGGATGAAGTCGAGCGAGTCATCTATCCGGGCCTGCCGGATCACCCGCAGTACGAGCTGGCGCGGCGGCAGATGCATTCCTTTACCGGCATGGTTTCGCTGGTAATGCGTGGCGGGCTGGCCCAGGCCAGTCGTTTTATGGAGCGGCTGCAAATTTTCACCCTGGCCGAGAGCCTCGGTGGCGTCGAAAGCCTGGTGAATCATCCGGCCATCATGACTCACGCTTCAGTGCCGCCCGAAAAACGGCAGGAGCTGGGTATCAGCGACAGCCTGGTGCGTCTGTCGGTCGGCATCGAGGACATTGATGACCTGATCGCCGATATCGACCAGGCCCTGGGCTAATCGCCCTGGGTCAACCAGTCCGGTACCGTGACGCCTTTTTCGCGTAAAAATTCCGGATCGTACAAACGCTGCAGGTAACGCAGGCCGGTATCGCACAGGATTGTAACGATCGTATGGCCAGGGCCCAGTTCGCGTGCCAGGCGCATGGCGCCGGCAACGTTAATGCCGCTGGAACCACCGAGGCACAGGCCCTCGTCATGCATCATTGAAAAAACCAGCGGAAGGGCCTCGCTGTCCGGTATCTGCATGGGGAAGTCGACCGTGCATCCATCCAGGTTGCCGGTAATGCGGCTGTTGCCGATACCCTCTGTGATCGAGCTTCCCTCGACCTTGAACTCGCCATTGGCAAAATAGTTGTACAGCCCGCTGCCATGAGGATCGGACAATGCGATCTTGATATCCGGGTTGCGTTCCCTGAGACAGGCGCTGACACCGGCCAGTGTGCCACCGGAACCGACCGCACAGACGAAGCCATCGACCTTGCCGGCGGTCTGCTGCCAGATTTCCGGCCCGGTTGTGCGGTAATGGAAGTCACGGTTGGCTGTGTTGTCGAACTGGTTTGCCCACAACACACCACGCGATTCGGTTTGCCCCAGCTGCTGCGCCAGTTCGCGTGACTGATGTATGAAGTGCTGTGGATTCTTGTAGGGCACCGCCGGAATCTGATTTATCTGGCAGCCATAGGCGCGCAGCGCGTCGACTTTTTCGCGGCTTTGCGTGTTTGGCATCACGATAACCGTGCGGTAGCCGAGTGCATTGCCAACCAGCGCCAGGCCGATCCCGGTGTTGCCGGCGGTGCCTTCAACAATGACGCCGCCTTTATCGATTGCACCACGCTGCTCGGCGTCGCGAATAATTCCCAGTGCGGCACGGTCTTTTACCGAAGCGCCCGGGTTTAGAAACTCGGCCTTGCCGTAAATATCGCAGCCGGTGGCTTCCGAGGCACGACGCAGGTAAAGCAGCGGCGTATTGCCGATAGTGTCGAGGATGGTGGTGGTCATGTTTCTTCTTTATTCGATATCAAGGTCGTCGAGCTGTTCGGCCTGATACTCGGCCCGCAGCGGGTCGATAACCTGGTCGAGATCACCCTCGAGGATATCACTGAGACGGTAAAGCGTGAGATTGATGCGATGGTCGGTGACCCGGCCCTGCGGAAAGTTATAGGTGCGGATACGTTCGGAGCGATCACCCGATCCTACCAGCGACTTGCGCTGCTGCGCACGTTCCCTGTTCTGCCGGTCGCGCTCGTCGCCCAGCAGCCGTGCCCTGAGCAAAGACTTTGCACGGTCGCGGTTCTTGTGCTGCGAGCGCTCGTCCTGGCACTCCACCACGATGCCTGTCGGCAGGTGCGTGATACGCACGGCGGAATCGGTCTTGTTGACATGCTGGCCACCGGCGCCGGATGCGCGATAGGTGTCGATGCGCAGTTCGTCATCCTTCAGTTCGATCTCATCAATTTCCTCGGCTTCCGGCAGGACCGCCACGGTGCAGGCCGATGTGTGGATGCGGCCCTGTGATTCGGTTTCCGGTACTCGCTGTACACGGTGAGCGCCGCTTTCAAATTTGAGGTGCGCGTAAGGCTGCTTGCCCCGCAGGCTGACGATTATTTCCTTATAGCCGCCGTGTTCGCCGGCCGACTCACTCATGATTTCCATTTTGTACTTCATGCGTTCGGCGTAGCGGCTGTACATGCGAAAAAGATCACCCGCGAAAATTGCCGCCTCGTCACCGCCGGTACCGGCGCGTATCTCGAGGTAGACGTCCTTGTTATCGAGCGGATCGACCGGAATGAGGTGCGCGCGAAGTTTCCGCTCCAGGCTGGTGGCAAGTTCTGCCGCGGCATCTGCCTCGCTGCGTGCCAGCTCGGCCATTTGCGGATCATCGTCGCCGGCCATTTCTGCTGCCGCTGCCTGTTCGTCACAGGCGCTCTGCCATGCGTGAAAATCCTTGACGACCGTCTCGAGGCGCGAAAACTCCCGCGACAGGTCGCGGTACCGGGTCTGGTCGGTAATCACGTCCGGATCGGCCATCAGCGCCGCCACTTCCGTGTGACGCCCGACCATGGCGTGCAGCCGTTTTTCCATTCCTGGTCTCATGGTGGGCAATTGTGCCAGAGCGGCTCAGTCGGAGTCTTCGGGATCGAGCGACAGGCCGAACAGCTCGGCGGCCGCGCGGCTCAGGCCGACGTCGGCTTCCTCGCCCGCCTGGCGCAGGGTGGTGCTGGGGCTGTGCAGCAGTCGGCTGGTCAGCGTGTTGGCGATAAACTCGATTACCTCGACCGGGTCGCGACCCGCTTTAAGCATGCGACGCGCCTGCTCAACCGTAATATCGCGTGTCTGCTCGACCTGGCCACGCAGCTGGCGAATCAGGGGCGCCGCGTCGCGCGTCGCGAGCAGTTTGTCAAAGCGTTTGGTTGCCGCCTCGATTATCACGCGGGCGTCGACGGCAGCCTCGGCACGGCTGCGCTGGTTGCGCTCGATGACGCTGTGCAGGTCATCGACGGTATACAGGTAAACATCCTCGAGGTCGGCAACATCGGCCGCGATGTCACGCGGGACAGCCAGGTCAACCATGAACATTGGCCGGTGCCGACGCTTCTGCAGCGCTGATTCAACCATCCGGCAATCGATGACAGGCTCATTGCTGGCAGTGGATGAGAACAGGAAATCGGCTTCGGCCAGGTGGGTTGCAACCTCGTCCAGCGAAATTGCATACGCGCCAAACTGCAGAGCCAGCCCGCGCGCCCGCTCGACGCTGCGGTTGGCGATGACCATGCGGCCGATTCCGTGTGAATGCAGGTGCCGGGCCGTCAGCTGTGTCGTTTCCCCGGCTCCGACCAGCAGCGCAGTCAGCTTGTCGAAGCGTGAGTAGACCTGGCGCGCCAGCGACACCGCCGTCGACGCAACCGATACCGGGCTGGCACCAATGCTGGTGTCGGTGCGCACCTGCTTGGCAACTGCCAGCACCTGCTGGAACAGCAGATTCAGCAAAGAGTCGGCAGTACCATGCTGCTGTGCCACCGCATAGGCCTGTTTTACCTGGCCAAGGATCTGCGGTTCACCCAGCACCATCGAATCGAGCCCGCAGGCGACTTCGAATACATGCCGTACTGCAGCCGGGCCGTCGAGCACGTACAGCGAGTCGCGGGCAGCGGCAGACAACCCACGATGCTCTGCAAGCCAGTCGCACAGGTTGTCGGCCTGCGCAGCCTCCATGTCGCAATACAGCTCGGTGCGATTGCAGGTCGAAAGGATGACAGCCCCGCGCACCCCGCTGGTGGCGTGCAGCTCACGCAGCGCTTCGGGCAGCCGGGCCGGATCGAACGCGACCTGTTCACGAATTTCCACAGGTGCGGTGCGGTGATTCACCCCGAGCACGTACAGGTTGCTGCGTGACCGGTTCAATTCAATGCAACCCGGGCAGGTTCAATGCGGTCAAAGATGTTGGCGGGCTGGTGCTGATGGCTGCGTACAAGACAATGACCGGAGTCGCGGAAACGCAGGCATTGTCCGGGATGCGGCGAACGCCATCAACCCGCGGCTTTCGGTTATAGTGTTGTGAGACCCACCCTGGTGCCTGTATGAAGCCACGATTTGACAGCCGTCCCGAGGCGGTTTTGCTGATTGCCGTGTTGCTGGGCGGTTGTGCCGGCACCGGCCAGTTGCCTGAACGGGGGCAGCAGGCGGAGGAAGTTGTACCGTTCGAGACCGCCGCCGGTGAGGCGTCATATCACCTGCTGCTGGCGGAGCTTGCACTCGAGCGGGACCAGTTCGATGGAGCTGCAGATGAATACCGCCGGGCAGCGCAGCTGAGTGATGACCCGGAGATTGCGCAGCGGGCCGCGACCCTGGCGTTCAGCCTCGGCCGCAACAAGGACGCATTGGTCAGCGCGCAGCGCTGGGCCGCGCTGGAACCGGCCAGCGTCGAGGCGCGTCGTTACCTTGCCAGCCTGTACCTGCGTGAAAGCGACCTGGACGGCGCGGTAAACGAGCTGACCGGTTTGCTGGAAATGCTGGGTGACACCGCCGAGGACGGTTTTTTGTCGATCACCAGCATCCTGCTCGAGGAGCCTGACCAGGTGATTGCCTCGCGGGCAATGGACCGGCTGGTAGCGCGCAAGCCGGAGGTGGCCGCAGCCCACTACGGGTCTGCGTTGATGGCGATGCAGGCCGGGAACTACGACAAGGCGCAGCGTGAAGTGCTGCGAGCCGAGCAGCTGCGCCCGGACTGGCCACGTGCCGGTCTGCTGCACGCAAGAGTCCTGGTGGCGCGTGGCGAGGAAGACTCCGGACTGGAAAAGGCAGCGGAACTTGCACGCAACGCCAGCGATCCGTCGCTGCGCCTCGATTATGCGCTGTTGCTGGCCAATCTCGATCGCGAAGGGGAGGCCCGGCTGGAGCTGGACCTGCTGCTGCAGGAGCATCCACGCATGGCCGGCGCGCTGCGGGCAGCGGGTCTGCTGGAGATGCGTCGGGGTGATCTTGATGCAGCACAGATGCATTTTACTTCGCTGCTGGCGACCGGCCGCGGAACCTGGGAAGCATTTTTCTACCTTGGCACCATCGCCGAGCAACGCGAGCAGACTGCGCGTGCCATTCGCTATTACAGCCAGGTTCGCGACGGCGACCTGGCCATCACTGCGCAGGCACGAGCGGCGGGGTTGTACGAAAAACTCGGTGACATCGACCGGGCAGTCGACCATCTGGTTAACTTTTCCAACGCCGTGCCTAAATACGATGCACAACTTAATATTGCGGCCGGCGAGTTGCTGGCACGCAATAAACAGATGCAGCGGGCGCTGGAGATTTACGATGCCGTTTTGGCGCGTCATCCGGGAAACCGGGCGGCACGATTTGCCCGGGCCTTCGTGTACGAAGACCTGGACCAGGTTGACCTGGCGATCGTCGAGTTGCGGGCTCTGCTGAAAGAACAGCCCGATGATGCCACCGCGCTCAATGCACTCGGCTATACCCTGGCTGACCGCACTGATCGACACCGTGAGGCGTACCGGCTGATTCGCCGGGCCTATGACCTGGAGCCTGGTAATCCGGCAATTATCGACAGCCTGGGCTGGATCGAATACAAGCGCGGTAATAACGAGGCGGCACTGGAATACCTGCAGAAGGCGTACCGGCTGGTGCGCGACCCCGAAATTGCCGCGCACATCGGCGAGGTTCTGTGGGTGCAGGGCCGCACCGAGGAAGCCGTGGAAATCTGGCAGACGTCACTGGAAGAAAACCCCGATGACACATCGCTGCTGGAGGTCATGCAGCGATTCAGCCAGTGATGCGCGGTTTTTTGCCGGTACTGTTGCTGTGTGTTGCCGGCTGTGTGCCGGGGCAGCGCGGTGATGCTCCGGCGGACTGGGTTTCGCGCAGCGCCGCGCTTGCCGAACTCCCGGCCTGGTCGCTCGACGGGCGCATCGCGCTGCAGGTCGGGCAGCGTGGTTTTAACGGCGCATTGAGCTGGCAGCAGGCCGG from the Gammaproteobacteria bacterium genome contains:
- a CDS encoding pyridoxal-phosphate dependent enzyme yields the protein MSIYRSVLEMIGNTPLLEITNIDTGPCRLYLKLELANPGGSIKDRIGIAMIEAAEKRGDIRPGDTIVEATAGNTGIGLALAAAQKGYRLVLVIPDKMSQEKIFNLRAMGAEIVLTRSDVARGHPEYYQDLASTIATQNGGYYINQFGNPDNPDAHEATTAPEIWEQMGHDVDAVVVGVGTSGTITGLTRFFRKHAPKVQIVLADPKGSVLADYVDTGKLGASSTWLVEGIGEDFIPDIADLEAIASAYTIDDAESFSVARELLLKEGLLAGSSSGTLVAAALRYCREQTEPKRVLTFACDTGNKYLSKLYNDFWMEDQGFVQREQHGDLRDLIGRPHEQAATVTVGPEDILVTAHNRLRNAGFSQLPVMEAGELVGVLTEEDIIRIAFGHPERLHDHVHTAMQTAFPSVQIDFGIQNLVALLSGVPYTAVVHDGRFLGLITRADVLNHLRKQMPPDATPTRDSA
- a CDS encoding cystathionine gamma-synthase; the protein is MSDKRKQKFATLAIHSGQAPDPSTGAVMMPIYATSTYAQASPGKHQGYEYSRTQNPTRMAYERCVAGLENGTHGFAFASGMAATGTLLELLDSGSHVVAMDDLYGGSYRLFERVRKRSAGLDFSFVDITDRASLENAIRPQTKMIWIETPTNPMLKLVDLEMVAAVGRERGILTVADNTFATPYVQRPLDYGFDIVMHSATKYLNGHSDVVGGVVAVREDELAEQLAFLQNSVGSVAGPFDSFLALRGLKTLAVRMQRHGENGQRIAEYLETRDEVERVIYPGLPDHPQYELARRQMHSFTGMVSLVMRGGLAQASRFMERLQIFTLAESLGGVESLVNHPAIMTHASVPPEKRQELGISDSLVRLSVGIEDIDDLIADIDQALG
- a CDS encoding cysteine synthase A codes for the protein MTTTILDTIGNTPLLYLRRASEATGCDIYGKAEFLNPGASVKDRAALGIIRDAEQRGAIDKGGVIVEGTAGNTGIGLALVGNALGYRTVIVMPNTQSREKVDALRAYGCQINQIPAVPYKNPQHFIHQSRELAQQLGQTESRGVLWANQFDNTANRDFHYRTTGPEIWQQTAGKVDGFVCAVGSGGTLAGVSACLRERNPDIKIALSDPHGSGLYNYFANGEFKVEGSSITEGIGNSRITGNLDGCTVDFPMQIPDSEALPLVFSMMHDEGLCLGGSSGINVAGAMRLARELGPGHTIVTILCDTGLRYLQRLYDPEFLREKGVTVPDWLTQGD
- a CDS encoding tetratricopeptide repeat protein, with the translated sequence MKPRFDSRPEAVLLIAVLLGGCAGTGQLPERGQQAEEVVPFETAAGEASYHLLLAELALERDQFDGAADEYRRAAQLSDDPEIAQRAATLAFSLGRNKDALVSAQRWAALEPASVEARRYLASLYLRESDLDGAVNELTGLLEMLGDTAEDGFLSITSILLEEPDQVIASRAMDRLVARKPEVAAAHYGSALMAMQAGNYDKAQREVLRAEQLRPDWPRAGLLHARVLVARGEEDSGLEKAAELARNASDPSLRLDYALLLANLDREGEARLELDLLLQEHPRMAGALRAAGLLEMRRGDLDAAQMHFTSLLATGRGTWEAFFYLGTIAEQREQTARAIRYYSQVRDGDLAITAQARAAGLYEKLGDIDRAVDHLVNFSNAVPKYDAQLNIAAGELLARNKQMQRALEIYDAVLARHPGNRAARFARAFVYEDLDQVDLAIVELRALLKEQPDDATALNALGYTLADRTDRHREAYRLIRRAYDLEPGNPAIIDSLGWIEYKRGNNEAALEYLQKAYRLVRDPEIAAHIGEVLWVQGRTEEAVEIWQTSLEENPDDTSLLEVMQRFSQ
- the prfA gene encoding peptide chain release factor 1 — its product is MRPGMEKRLHAMVGRHTEVAALMADPDVITDQTRYRDLSREFSRLETVVKDFHAWQSACDEQAAAAEMAGDDDPQMAELARSEADAAAELATSLERKLRAHLIPVDPLDNKDVYLEIRAGTGGDEAAIFAGDLFRMYSRYAERMKYKMEIMSESAGEHGGYKEIIVSLRGKQPYAHLKFESGAHRVQRVPETESQGRIHTSACTVAVLPEAEEIDEIELKDDELRIDTYRASGAGGQHVNKTDSAVRITHLPTGIVVECQDERSQHKNRDRAKSLLRARLLGDERDRQNRERAQQRKSLVGSGDRSERIRTYNFPQGRVTDHRINLTLYRLSDILEGDLDQVIDPLRAEYQAEQLDDLDIE
- a CDS encoding glutamyl-tRNA reductase, whose product is MYVLGVNHRTAPVEIREQVAFDPARLPEALRELHATSGVRGAVILSTCNRTELYCDMEAAQADNLCDWLAEHRGLSAAARDSLYVLDGPAAVRHVFEVACGLDSMVLGEPQILGQVKQAYAVAQQHGTADSLLNLLFQQVLAVAKQVRTDTSIGASPVSVASTAVSLARQVYSRFDKLTALLVGAGETTQLTARHLHSHGIGRMVIANRSVERARGLALQFGAYAISLDEVATHLAEADFLFSSTASNEPVIDCRMVESALQKRRHRPMFMVDLAVPRDIAADVADLEDVYLYTVDDLHSVIERNQRSRAEAAVDARVIIEAATKRFDKLLATRDAAPLIRQLRGQVEQTRDITVEQARRMLKAGRDPVEVIEFIANTLTSRLLHSPSTTLRQAGEEADVGLSRAAAELFGLSLDPEDSD